A genome region from Pseudanabaena sp. Chao 1811 includes the following:
- a CDS encoding GAF domain-containing protein, with amino-acid sequence MSSMSDAVTILIVDDSESDREICRLYIQKSADRKYRILEADNVDQAIELWRSQQPDVTLVDFNLRNSDGLKVLEVIRANILSEQTIHRARMLDLKLPVIMLTGHGDERIAVNAMKMGVFDYLIKSEITEFSLCQSIQSLLDHIALRSQLERSQRREDIVTQISLNIRQFLNLEDICQAVAQEIRQFLKVDRALIYKFSPDMSRRIIVEALAEPWSSCFNAVSEDNCINPSEDYVRAYQNGKVLVNSDIYQTGLAECHVQMLERFQVRANIVVPILLSESVHQNSLKNTQNSSDSSLWGLLIVHQCSLPRVWEDDEIQLLQQISVQLAIAIQQAEIYQNLQDLNYSLERQVKERTSELQASEQKSRFLLTALPDIINLVDVNGIYLESKQNTAVYNLFPPNIDPIGKHILELLPAEIAARQFQAVQQAIATKEIQTFEQSFEVEHCLIYEEVRVVPVQEDAVMMVIRDISDRKHAEQELQRQYQRTQLLAEVTLKIRQSLKIDDILQTTATEIKKILQVDRVLILKLDDDGSADVLQEAVNDNFQSLRGWHIDKPCFHEEYLPQYYLGKAIKIDNVDAGDIPSDYADFFRQLDIKSIVIVPILQSENLWGLLAVHQCTHTCQWTDFEIDLLQQLANQLAIAIMQSQLVEALRKSEEQRRLATDLNQVGCWDFDISTGKSKWNDNHFRLMGLDPNEVEASYSTWRARVHPDDLEFVESTLMDALENQTILDLEYRVVYPQGDIHWLLSKGKGVYDQAGNATRMVGVVLDISDRKKMEIELSQAKELAEAANNAKSDFLANMSHEIRTPMNGVIGMAQLLATTPLRNDQKNFVQVILDSSDALLTIINDILDLSKIESGNLQLEAKAFNCIDVLTSACNLLSKQALDKNINLQYQISYDIPSITIGDSSRLRQIFINLISNAIKFTQQGQITIAVNGKFITSNTYAWKFAITDTGIGISSDQISKLFNPFTQADASINRRFGGTGLGLAICKRLIELMGGTIWVESLGHVGGNPPPDWSIESSNHKTQGSIFHFTITLPVIVDNQLPILETLSPLALEFDSQQLPIKILIVEDNILNQKIAKLMLKKLGYEADVAEHGQECITAFLSSQNAAPLYDLIFMDLQMPVMDGITATKIIRKNFSSQDKPWIIALTADALYSEREACMEAGMNDFISKPIIIKEVARALSTYIQNIYQK; translated from the coding sequence ATGTCATCTATGTCAGACGCTGTAACTATTTTGATTGTGGATGATTCTGAAAGCGATCGCGAGATCTGTCGTCTATATATCCAAAAAAGTGCTGACCGTAAATATCGCATTCTCGAAGCCGATAACGTTGACCAAGCCATAGAGCTATGGCGATCGCAACAGCCCGATGTGACTCTAGTTGATTTTAACTTGCGTAATAGTGATGGGCTCAAGGTTTTAGAAGTAATCCGCGCCAATATTCTTTCTGAACAGACAATTCATAGGGCAAGGATGCTCGATCTGAAATTACCAGTCATTATGCTAACTGGGCATGGTGATGAAAGGATAGCTGTAAATGCGATGAAGATGGGGGTGTTTGATTATCTGATTAAAAGTGAAATCACAGAATTTTCATTATGTCAGAGTATTCAGAGTTTACTTGATCATATTGCCTTGAGATCACAATTAGAGCGATCTCAAAGACGTGAAGATATCGTTACCCAAATTTCTTTAAACATTCGCCAGTTTTTAAATCTCGAAGATATCTGTCAAGCAGTAGCTCAGGAGATACGCCAATTTCTGAAAGTTGATCGCGCACTCATTTATAAATTTAGTCCAGATATGAGCCGCAGAATTATTGTGGAAGCCCTCGCCGAGCCTTGGTCATCTTGCTTTAATGCAGTATCAGAAGATAACTGTATAAATCCCTCTGAAGACTATGTAAGGGCTTATCAAAACGGGAAAGTTCTCGTTAATTCTGATATATACCAAACTGGCTTGGCGGAATGTCATGTGCAGATGTTAGAGAGATTTCAGGTGCGGGCAAATATTGTTGTGCCAATCCTCTTGTCTGAATCTGTACATCAGAATTCTCTCAAGAATACTCAAAATTCCAGTGATTCATCTCTATGGGGATTGCTAATTGTCCATCAATGTTCTCTTCCGCGTGTTTGGGAAGATGATGAAATTCAACTGCTTCAGCAGATATCTGTGCAATTAGCGATCGCCATCCAACAGGCAGAAATCTATCAGAATCTCCAAGATCTTAACTATTCTCTAGAACGCCAAGTTAAAGAGCGCACATCTGAACTTCAGGCTAGTGAACAGAAATCCCGTTTTCTGTTAACTGCGTTACCAGACATTATCAATTTAGTTGATGTCAATGGCATTTATCTAGAATCAAAACAGAATACTGCTGTTTATAACCTATTTCCTCCCAACATCGATCCTATTGGTAAACATATTCTAGAACTATTGCCAGCAGAAATTGCAGCCAGACAGTTTCAGGCTGTTCAACAGGCAATTGCTACCAAAGAGATCCAAACCTTTGAGCAGAGCTTTGAGGTTGAGCATTGTCTCATCTATGAAGAAGTCCGAGTGGTTCCTGTGCAAGAAGATGCGGTGATGATGGTGATCCGTGATATCAGCGATCGCAAACATGCTGAACAAGAATTGCAACGTCAATATCAACGGACACAGTTACTAGCAGAAGTCACCCTCAAAATTCGACAATCTCTAAAAATAGATGATATTTTACAAACGACAGCTACAGAAATCAAAAAAATTCTGCAAGTAGATCGTGTCCTAATCTTAAAACTTGATGATGATGGTTCTGCGGATGTTTTACAAGAAGCTGTAAATGATAATTTTCAGTCCCTCAGAGGATGGCATATAGATAAGCCTTGTTTCCACGAAGAATATTTGCCACAGTATTACTTAGGTAAAGCGATTAAAATCGACAATGTTGATGCTGGCGATATTCCTAGTGATTATGCTGATTTTTTTCGGCAACTGGATATTAAATCAATTGTGATTGTGCCGATCCTTCAGTCAGAAAATTTATGGGGATTATTAGCTGTCCATCAATGTACTCATACCTGCCAATGGACTGATTTTGAAATTGATCTCCTACAACAACTAGCCAACCAGTTAGCGATCGCCATAATGCAAAGCCAACTGGTAGAAGCATTGCGTAAAAGTGAAGAACAACGCAGGCTTGCGACGGATCTAAATCAGGTAGGCTGCTGGGACTTTGATATTAGTACAGGTAAATCAAAATGGAATGATAACCACTTTAGGTTAATGGGATTAGACCCAAATGAGGTGGAGGCAAGCTATTCCACATGGCGTGCTCGCGTACATCCTGATGATTTAGAGTTTGTTGAATCCACTTTAATGGATGCGCTAGAAAATCAAACCATCCTAGATCTAGAATATCGCGTTGTTTATCCCCAAGGAGATATCCATTGGTTACTAAGTAAAGGTAAAGGAGTTTATGATCAAGCTGGTAATGCGACTCGGATGGTAGGGGTGGTGCTGGACATTAGCGATCGCAAAAAGATGGAAATCGAACTATCCCAAGCAAAGGAGTTAGCAGAAGCGGCAAACAATGCCAAGAGTGACTTTCTTGCTAATATGAGCCATGAAATTCGCACACCGATGAATGGCGTAATTGGAATGGCACAATTATTAGCTACTACACCTTTAAGGAATGATCAAAAGAATTTTGTCCAAGTTATTCTAGATAGTAGCGATGCTCTGTTAACGATCATTAACGATATTTTAGACCTATCCAAAATTGAGTCGGGAAACTTGCAACTAGAAGCGAAAGCCTTCAATTGTATCGATGTTCTAACTTCTGCCTGCAACCTTCTTAGTAAACAGGCGCTAGATAAAAATATTAATTTGCAATATCAAATTAGTTACGATATTCCATCTATAACGATCGGTGATAGCTCGCGGTTACGACAGATATTTATTAATTTAATTAGTAATGCGATTAAATTCACACAACAAGGTCAGATTACGATCGCAGTTAATGGCAAATTTATCACATCCAACACCTATGCATGGAAATTTGCGATTACAGATACAGGCATTGGCATTTCTAGCGATCAGATTAGCAAGCTATTTAACCCATTTACACAAGCTGATGCTTCGATCAATCGCCGCTTTGGTGGCACTGGCTTAGGCTTAGCGATTTGTAAACGGTTGATCGAGTTAATGGGCGGGACGATCTGGGTGGAAAGTCTAGGACATGTGGGTGGCAATCCTCCCCCTGACTGGAGTATAGAATCTTCTAATCACAAAACACAGGGTTCTATATTTCACTTCACAATCACTTTGCCAGTGATCGTAGACAATCAATTGCCTATATTAGAAACTCTATCTCCTCTAGCTTTAGAATTTGATTCTCAACAATTACCAATCAAAATTTTAATAGTTGAAGATAATATTCTCAATCAAAAAATAGCCAAGCTCATGTTAAAAAAACTAGGCTACGAAGCTGATGTTGCTGAACATGGTCAAGAATGTATCACAGCGTTTCTATCTAGTCAGAATGCTGCTCCATTATACGATCTGATCTTTATGGATCTGCAAATGCCTGTCATGGACGGTATTACGGCAACTAAAATTATTCGTAAAAATTTTTCATCTCAAGATAAGCCTTGGATCATTGCTTTGACTGCTGATGCTTTATACAGCGAAAGGGAAGCTTGTATGGAGGCAGGGATGAATGACTTCATCAGTAAACCTATCATCATCAAAGAAGTAGCAAGAGCGTTGTCCACATATATACAAAATATATACCAAAAGTAA
- a CDS encoding response regulator: MNNLPIVCIVEDNPDDERLTIRALRKGQVANEIIVAHNGEEALNLILNADPLPCVVLLDLKLPKVDGLEVLRQIRANTHTSLLPVVVLTSSSEDRDIVESYSLGANSYVRKPVEFDRFTEAVRQLGLYWALVNEPLPKGL; encoded by the coding sequence ATGAACAATTTGCCTATCGTTTGCATAGTTGAAGATAATCCTGATGATGAGCGTCTAACTATTCGTGCGTTGCGAAAGGGACAAGTTGCTAATGAGATTATCGTTGCTCATAATGGAGAAGAAGCCTTAAATTTAATCTTAAATGCTGATCCTTTACCTTGTGTAGTGCTTCTTGACCTCAAGCTTCCTAAAGTTGATGGGTTAGAAGTTCTGCGGCAAATCCGAGCCAACACACATACAAGTCTATTGCCAGTGGTGGTTTTAACTTCATCTAGTGAAGATCGCGATATAGTTGAAAGCTATAGTTTAGGCGCTAATAGCTATGTACGCAAACCTGTAGAATTTGATCGTTTCACTGAGGCAGTGCGTCAACTAGGATTGTATTGGGCTTTAGTTAATGAACCCCTACCCAAAGGTTTATAA
- a CDS encoding hybrid sensor histidine kinase/response regulator: MNQTIPNILVVDDEPNNFDVIETFLSEQDYQLYYASNGDSALGILETVQPDLILLDVMMPGIDGIEVCRRIKAMPQWENVPIIMVTALTSKEDLARCLNAGADDFIGKPVNSSELRARVHSMMRIKQQYDNIKSLSNLQTQTIDLLQNSLQELSGNLASSLPHELNTPLNGIVGSIGILLEDYEIMPPEEIKEFLLLAQESATRLERLTRKFLTYVYLELSPYKSPSSRSPNLEKQSDHQFIVSVAQAQANKDARKDDLLCDLDEVVVAVNNPDLKIIISEILENAFKFSQAGSQVRLSGKVVNNRFLLAITDQGWGMTEDQISKVGAFMQFERKLHEQQGAGLGLKIVTKLVENYGGTFSINSIYKQETTVNIELPLAA, from the coding sequence ATGAACCAGACAATTCCCAATATTCTCGTTGTTGATGATGAACCCAACAACTTTGATGTAATTGAAACTTTTTTATCAGAACAAGACTACCAATTGTACTACGCCTCCAACGGGGATTCAGCACTTGGCATCTTAGAAACTGTTCAGCCTGATTTAATCTTGCTGGATGTGATGATGCCAGGAATTGATGGTATTGAAGTATGTCGTCGTATTAAAGCAATGCCACAATGGGAAAATGTACCAATTATTATGGTGACTGCCCTGACTAGCAAGGAAGACTTAGCTCGATGTCTAAATGCAGGAGCAGATGACTTTATTGGTAAACCTGTAAATAGTAGTGAACTTAGAGCTAGGGTGCATTCGATGATGCGCATCAAGCAGCAATATGACAATATTAAAAGCTTATCTAATTTGCAAACACAAACGATTGATTTATTGCAAAATAGTTTGCAGGAATTAAGTGGTAATTTAGCTTCTAGTTTACCCCATGAACTCAATACCCCACTAAATGGAATTGTTGGTTCAATTGGAATATTACTGGAAGATTATGAAATTATGCCTCCAGAGGAAATTAAGGAATTTTTATTGCTTGCGCAAGAATCGGCAACAAGGCTGGAGAGATTAACACGTAAATTTTTAACCTATGTCTATCTAGAGCTATCTCCTTACAAATCACCCAGTTCGCGATCGCCTAATCTTGAGAAGCAGTCTGATCACCAATTTATTGTTAGTGTTGCTCAGGCTCAGGCAAACAAAGATGCGCGTAAAGATGATTTGTTGTGCGATCTCGATGAAGTAGTTGTGGCAGTTAACAACCCAGATCTCAAAATTATTATCTCGGAAATTCTAGAAAATGCTTTTAAATTTTCACAGGCAGGTAGTCAAGTAAGACTATCTGGCAAAGTTGTGAATAATCGATTTCTTTTAGCGATCACTGATCAGGGTTGGGGAATGACTGAGGATCAGATCTCAAAAGTTGGTGCATTTATGCAGTTTGAGCGGAAATTACACGAGCAACAGGGGGCGGGCTTAGGACTAAAGATTGTAACGAAACTTGTGGAAAATTATGGTGGAACGTTCTCAATTAACAGCATTTATAAGCAAGAAACTACCGTTAACATTGAATTACCATTAGCAGCATAA
- a CDS encoding thioredoxin family protein: protein MSTATFIQDQTEFETLRQNTPLLVVDCTATWCGPCKVIAPFIDQLAANYGDRAKVMKIDIDTNKPLAKQFGLKSIPAVLFFKEGELVETMIGVKTYEDFSAAIDKYL from the coding sequence ATGAGTACAGCCACATTTATTCAAGACCAAACTGAATTTGAAACTCTCCGACAAAATACACCTTTGCTAGTTGTGGACTGCACTGCTACTTGGTGTGGACCTTGTAAAGTAATTGCACCATTCATTGATCAGTTGGCAGCAAATTATGGCGATCGCGCTAAGGTGATGAAAATCGATATTGATACAAATAAACCTTTAGCCAAGCAATTTGGACTAAAGAGTATTCCTGCTGTGTTATTTTTTAAAGAGGGGGAATTGGTAGAAACGATGATTGGTGTTAAAACCTACGAAGATTTTAGTGCCGCTATTGATAAATATCTCTAA
- a CDS encoding PAS domain S-box protein yields the protein MTTTLLIVDDSEATRRKYWSYLTSVRPYKYLTLEADTLEKAKALYQDKQPDMVLLGWKLVDGDGAEFINWIEQQEQTRLLPILLIANQNDESMAVQITQQGIQDYLIKEYVTPERLGRSLDHLLERVKLMNAVADAVKLRKRAEEHKLEHEAKFLSLVQCLDDLIWTSDLKGNFIYLSPQFHELFGWETNDWLGKSIVNLVHNGDRHRFTEHIENILTFDRHAEMPVEFRHLQKDGSYVWVSGHMTAMRNAQGDVIAVQGICRDISDRIALAYAIRERRLIETRLHESNEALANVNQELIRAAQQKKEFLSDISHKLRTSLNIILGSIECLQDGVYGNLNEKQRDVLQTIESSENHLLELINQVVEFSKSE from the coding sequence ATGACTACTACTCTCTTAATTGTTGATGATTCTGAAGCGACTCGGCGTAAATATTGGTCTTATTTAACCAGCGTTCGTCCTTACAAATATTTAACATTGGAAGCGGACACTTTAGAAAAAGCTAAAGCGCTATATCAGGATAAGCAACCTGACATGGTGTTGTTGGGTTGGAAATTAGTTGATGGAGATGGAGCAGAATTTATCAATTGGATAGAGCAGCAAGAACAAACGAGACTATTACCCATATTGTTGATTGCCAACCAAAATGATGAGAGCATGGCTGTTCAGATTACCCAACAAGGTATTCAAGACTATCTGATTAAAGAATATGTCACTCCAGAAAGATTAGGGCGATCGCTGGATCATCTGTTGGAGAGGGTGAAGTTGATGAATGCAGTTGCCGATGCTGTCAAACTCCGCAAACGTGCTGAAGAACATAAGTTAGAGCATGAAGCAAAGTTTTTGAGTTTAGTCCAATGCTTAGATGATTTAATTTGGACAAGTGATCTTAAAGGTAATTTTATCTATCTATCCCCCCAATTCCATGAGCTATTTGGATGGGAAACTAACGATTGGCTAGGTAAATCAATCGTCAATCTTGTCCATAATGGCGATCGCCATCGTTTTACAGAACATATTGAGAATATTCTGACTTTTGATCGTCATGCTGAAATGCCAGTAGAATTTCGCCATCTGCAAAAGGATGGGAGCTATGTGTGGGTATCTGGCCATATGACAGCGATGAGGAACGCCCAAGGAGATGTGATCGCGGTGCAAGGAATTTGTAGAGATATAAGCGATCGCATTGCCCTTGCCTATGCTATTAGAGAACGCAGACTCATAGAAACAAGGCTCCATGAGTCAAATGAGGCTCTAGCAAACGTCAATCAAGAATTAATTCGAGCGGCTCAACAGAAAAAAGAATTTCTCTCTGATATCAGTCACAAATTGCGTACTTCTCTCAATATAATTTTGGGATCGATAGAATGTTTGCAAGATGGTGTATATGGTAATCTCAACGAAAAACAAAGAGATGTTTTGCAAACCATTGAAAGCAGTGAAAATCACTTACTAGAATTAATCAATCAAGTTGTTGAATTTTCTAAATCTGAATAA
- a CDS encoding CBS domain-containing protein: MQFDNPLDWIPDLKSVIEYSPLIVTPETSLLEAIAMISQAHYPSCSIDELDITSDTDVTFSANQSPQLGVRNSCVLVKQNQDLVGILTARDVVRITAQEIDFSKAKVADFMTSPIITMPQRSIEDIFAALFLFRRYQIRHLPLVDENEELIGVISHESIRHILRPANLLRFRRVADVMTTEVIHAPLEATILQLAQLMAEYRVSCVVITQPDDDDNQRPVGIVTERDIVQFHAFQIDLATTKAQEVMSTPLFLLSPEDSLWTAHQEMKRRMVGRMVVSWNWGKELGIVTQTSLLRIFDPMEMYGVIENMQQTIQEINPVNSAAQELTKIKSKSEVKLLRDENLIGSKNIQDKILLGIRTKINYLLEHLDLSKEDLRSHLQSILTNLDSLG; the protein is encoded by the coding sequence ATGCAATTTGACAATCCTCTTGATTGGATTCCTGATTTAAAAAGTGTTATCGAGTACTCCCCCTTGATCGTTACACCAGAAACATCTCTATTGGAAGCGATCGCGATGATTAGCCAAGCTCATTATCCTAGCTGTTCAATTGATGAGTTAGATATTACATCTGATACTGATGTGACCTTTTCCGCTAATCAATCACCACAACTGGGAGTGAGAAACAGTTGTGTTTTAGTCAAGCAGAATCAAGATTTAGTGGGGATTTTGACAGCACGAGATGTCGTTAGAATCACCGCCCAAGAGATTGATTTTAGTAAGGCAAAGGTAGCAGACTTCATGACATCGCCGATTATTACCATGCCTCAGCGATCTATTGAAGACATATTTGCGGCTTTATTTCTCTTTCGACGCTACCAGATTCGCCATTTACCATTAGTCGATGAGAATGAAGAACTCATTGGTGTAATTTCCCATGAGAGTATTCGCCATATTTTACGTCCTGCAAATCTATTGAGATTTCGACGTGTTGCTGATGTGATGACCACAGAGGTGATTCACGCTCCGTTAGAAGCGACCATCTTACAATTGGCGCAATTAATGGCAGAATACCGTGTTAGCTGTGTGGTCATTACCCAACCCGATGATGATGATAACCAAAGACCTGTAGGCATTGTTACGGAGCGAGATATCGTACAGTTCCATGCTTTTCAAATTGACCTAGCAACAACAAAGGCTCAAGAGGTGATGAGTACGCCTCTATTTCTGTTAAGTCCTGAAGATTCTTTGTGGACAGCACACCAAGAGATGAAGAGACGAATGGTGGGACGGATGGTTGTATCATGGAATTGGGGAAAGGAATTAGGAATTGTCACCCAAACTAGCCTATTACGCATCTTTGATCCTATGGAGATGTATGGCGTAATTGAGAATATGCAGCAAACAATTCAAGAGATAAATCCAGTAAATTCTGCGGCTCAAGAGTTAACTAAAATCAAATCTAAATCTGAAGTCAAATTATTAAGAGATGAAAATTTGATTGGCTCTAAGAATATTCAAGATAAAATATTACTAGGTATCCGCACAAAGATTAATTATCTACTTGAGCATCTGGATCTATCAAAAGAAGATCTGCGATCGCATCTCCAATCAATTCTCACTAATCTTGATTCCTTAGGGTAG
- a CDS encoding recombinase family protein, with amino-acid sequence MVENSSENLSVWERLERGRRAKAASGGYAGYGSPAFGQRSLDGELVEDPEEVQVVELIRRHHKSGKSLQKIADWLNQQGYSTKRGQQWKRISVKRVLDRLYGKNPRISEVTDSSNTSTNN; translated from the coding sequence ATGGTGGAAAACAGTTCAGAAAATCTGTCTGTTTGGGAAAGACTAGAACGGGGTAGGCGAGCAAAAGCTGCATCAGGGGGATATGCAGGCTACGGCTCACCAGCCTTCGGACAGCGATCTCTAGATGGAGAGTTAGTGGAAGATCCCGAAGAAGTTCAAGTTGTGGAACTAATTCGTCGTCACCACAAATCAGGTAAATCACTCCAAAAAATTGCTGACTGGCTCAACCAACAGGGATACAGCACCAAACGTGGACAACAATGGAAACGCATTTCCGTAAAGCGGGTACTGGATCGCCTCTATGGAAAAAATCCTAGAATTTCGGAAGTTACAGACTCAAGTAATACCTCTACTAATAATTAA
- a CDS encoding ATP-binding protein, which produces MQEALQLSEERARATLLALPDLVFRVNSKGEYVDFLASPNVGNIVDPQQVLGKRLEDCLPAELWQKEYQAIQQALNTQSLQTYEQQTWIVDRVRYEEVRVAPCGNDEVVFFIRDISDRKQAEAQLQRTNEELIRATRLKDEFLANMSHELRTPLNAILGMTEALQEKVFGVINERQITALQTIERSGTHLLALINDILDVAKIESGQLELDYTLTSIEQLCQSSVSLIKQLAHQKRIELKVNIPKNLPDMMLDERRIRQVLINLLNNAVKFTPEGGCISLEVTCQHFFTDIPFTKAFPEMLLTPYIDEIQSPNYLQIAIIDTGIGISPENIKRLFKPFVQIDSALNRQYMGTGLGLAIVKQIVELHGGKVGVTSRIGHGSCFMIALPLSNLYDSSLNANPLIDRSSNRENMETGSANVPKEVNSPLILLAEDNEANIGTISCYLEAKGYQLIFAHNGQEAVNITKSHVPNLILMDIQMPVVDGMEVIRIIRSDHAFDHIPIIALTALVMTGDREKCLAAGANEYLAKPVKLKQLVEVIQKLLQNVEL; this is translated from the coding sequence ATGCAAGAAGCTTTGCAACTCAGTGAAGAGAGGGCAAGAGCGACATTGTTAGCCTTGCCTGATCTCGTTTTTCGGGTAAATAGTAAGGGGGAATATGTTGATTTTTTAGCATCGCCTAATGTCGGGAATATCGTTGATCCGCAACAAGTGCTGGGCAAACGCTTAGAAGATTGTTTACCAGCAGAACTGTGGCAAAAGGAATATCAGGCTATTCAGCAAGCGCTTAATACCCAATCTTTACAGACCTACGAGCAACAAACTTGGATCGTTGATCGGGTGCGTTATGAAGAAGTGCGGGTTGCGCCTTGTGGTAATGATGAAGTGGTCTTTTTTATCCGTGATATTAGCGATCGCAAACAGGCTGAAGCCCAACTACAAAGAACTAATGAGGAACTAATTAGAGCGACAAGACTAAAGGATGAGTTCCTCGCCAATATGAGCCATGAACTCCGCACGCCACTCAATGCGATTTTAGGAATGACAGAAGCTCTACAAGAGAAGGTATTTGGAGTAATTAATGAGCGCCAAATCACTGCCTTACAGACGATTGAACGCAGTGGTACTCATCTGCTTGCCTTGATTAATGACATTCTTGATGTAGCTAAAATTGAATCAGGGCAACTGGAACTAGACTATACTCTTACTTCTATTGAACAGCTCTGTCAATCAAGTGTTTCCCTGATCAAACAGCTAGCCCATCAAAAACGGATTGAACTTAAAGTTAATATCCCCAAAAATCTTCCTGACATGATGTTAGATGAACGGCGCATTCGCCAAGTTCTAATTAATCTGCTCAATAATGCGGTCAAATTTACTCCTGAAGGTGGCTGTATTAGCTTAGAAGTCACTTGTCAGCATTTTTTTACAGATATTCCATTTACTAAAGCTTTTCCTGAAATGCTACTCACGCCCTATATTGACGAGATCCAATCGCCAAATTATTTACAGATTGCCATCATCGATACAGGCATTGGTATTTCTCCAGAAAATATTAAGCGACTATTTAAACCCTTTGTTCAAATTGATAGTGCCCTCAATCGTCAATATATGGGTACGGGTTTAGGCTTAGCGATCGTCAAACAAATCGTCGAGCTTCATGGCGGTAAAGTTGGTGTAACTAGCAGAATCGGTCATGGTAGTTGTTTTATGATTGCCTTACCTTTGTCGAATCTCTACGATAGTTCATTAAATGCCAACCCTCTGATAGATAGATCCTCTAATCGAGAAAATATGGAAACAGGAAGTGCTAATGTACCGAAAGAGGTGAATTCTCCCTTGATTTTGTTAGCTGAAGATAATGAAGCGAATATTGGGACTATTTCCTGCTATCTAGAGGCAAAGGGCTATCAGTTGATCTTTGCCCATAATGGTCAGGAAGCAGTTAATATTACTAAATCACATGTTCCTAACTTAATTTTGATGGACATTCAAATGCCAGTTGTTGATGGGATGGAAGTCATCAGGATCATTCGCAGTGATCATGCCTTTGACCACATTCCGATCATTGCTTTGACTGCTCTTGTCATGACAGGCGATCGGGAGAAATGTCTAGCCGCAGGTGCAAATGAATATTTGGCAAAGCCCGTTAAACTAAAACAGCTTGTGGAAGTAATCCAAAAACTTTTACAGAACGTTGAACTGTAA